The following are from one region of the Littorina saxatilis isolate snail1 linkage group LG2, US_GU_Lsax_2.0, whole genome shotgun sequence genome:
- the LOC138960188 gene encoding uncharacterized protein, whose amino-acid sequence MKFHFFGEGLAKSETYTLAKLSSLYAMSKDDLVHENDRLAAEVTRLTVGLEEVKEMFQNMEKTFVESKATFSLGRYGALKDMIKKVTSEEVLKKVHSLSENQATEKKGMSGLVHKAKQFSGEEGGAATAKGENPSGGKSKGKLSGFFKKIKDVTGFSDDAPDIRCLDKEDIRKDNDRKRREIQRMNTRGLRAYNKLEKLNKRYQASKAMPPPTRYQELKDMIKDNIGDDKI is encoded by the exons ATGAAATTCCACTTCTTCGGAGAAGGCTTGGCGAAATCAGAGACATATACATTGGCGAAACTGTCCAGTCTTTACG CCATGTCTAAAGACGACCTAGTTCACGAGAATGACCGCTTGGCGGCGGAGGTGACGCGCCTTACAGTGGGTCTGGAAGAGGTCAAAGAGATGTTCCAGAACATGGAGAAGACCTTCGTGGAATCCAAGGCCACCTTCTCCCTGGGCAGGTACGGCGCGCTCAAGGACATGATCAAGAAGGTCACCTCGGAGGAAGTTCTCAAAAAG GTCCACTCACTGTCGGAGAACCAGGCAACGGAGAAGAAGGGCATGAGTGGACTCGTGCACAAGGCCAAGCAGTTTTCTGGCGAGGAAGGTGGCGCCGCCACTGCCAAGGGAGAGAACCCTTCTGGGGGAAAGAGCAAAGGGAAGTTATCCGGGTTCTTCAAAAAGATCAAAGACGTAACTGGATTTTCTGACGATGCTCCAG ATATTCGTTGCTTGGACAAGGAGGacatacgaaaagacaacgacCGCAAAAGACGGGAGATCCAACGTATGAACACACGCGGACTTCGAGCTTACAACAAACTGGAAAAACTCAACAAGCGTTATCAGGCATCTAAAGCTATGCCCCCACCCACGCGCTATCAGGAGCTCAAGGACATGATTAAAGATAACATCGGCGATGACAAAATTTAA